The Micromonospora sediminicola genome contains a region encoding:
- a CDS encoding peptidase M23, which yields MRDDGTLDDPNGPGRPADRSDDTPSTDPTTACPPEATGSWRTRFRALRTPVAPRPGRTRLAVATGAACCLGLVGVSQVGFGAPERAASPAPTAEAAERAAVDAASRGMARPSTAPTTPSATPSPTVTAKAKPKAKPKPKPRRIVPVAGLTRAQMDNATQIVRAGREMGVPRRALVIAVATAMQESTLLNYASGVLPESQEYPHQAIGWDHDSVGLFQQRPSSGWGTVAELMDPEYATKAFLSALEEIPGWQDLPLSVAAQAVQISAFPDAYAQHEWRAGEVVAEILG from the coding sequence ATGCGTGACGACGGCACCCTCGACGACCCGAACGGCCCCGGCCGCCCGGCTGACCGTTCGGACGATACCCCCTCGACCGATCCGACAACCGCTTGTCCGCCGGAGGCCACCGGCAGCTGGCGTACCCGTTTCCGGGCCCTGCGCACCCCCGTGGCCCCCCGGCCCGGCCGGACCAGGCTCGCGGTCGCCACCGGCGCGGCCTGCTGCCTCGGCCTGGTCGGCGTCAGCCAGGTGGGCTTCGGCGCCCCCGAGCGCGCCGCGTCCCCGGCCCCCACCGCCGAGGCCGCCGAGCGGGCGGCGGTGGACGCCGCCTCGCGCGGCATGGCCCGCCCGAGCACCGCGCCGACCACACCGAGCGCCACCCCTTCCCCGACCGTCACGGCCAAGGCGAAGCCGAAGGCCAAGCCGAAGCCGAAGCCGCGGCGGATCGTTCCGGTCGCCGGCCTGACCCGCGCCCAGATGGACAACGCCACCCAGATCGTGCGGGCCGGCCGGGAGATGGGCGTGCCGCGCCGGGCGCTGGTCATCGCGGTGGCCACCGCCATGCAGGAGAGCACCCTGCTGAACTACGCCAGCGGTGTGCTGCCCGAGTCGCAGGAGTACCCGCACCAGGCCATCGGCTGGGACCACGACTCGGTCGGGCTGTTCCAGCAGCGGCCGAGCAGCGGCTGGGGCACCGTCGCCGAGCTGATGGACCCCGAGTACGCGACCAAGGCGTTCCTCTCCGCCCTGGAGGAGATCCCGGGCTGGCAGGACCTGCCGCTCTCGGTCGCCGCCCAGGCGGTCCAGATCTCCGCGTTCCCCGACGCGTACGCGCAGCACGAGTGGCGGGCCGGCGAGGTGGTGGCGGAGATCCTGGGCTGA
- a CDS encoding proteasome assembly chaperone family protein: protein MLDPHELYELTDELPDLGQPVLIQALTGFVDAGSASRLAREQLLTSLDTRVIARFDVDQLFDYRSRRPVMTFVEDHWADYDAPALELHLLHDDDETPFLLLTGPEPDLQWERFVAAVAGLSARLDVRLTVGLNSIPMAVPHTRPSGVTAHATRPELISGHEPWLQKVQVPASVGHLLEYRLGEQGRDALGFAAHVPHYVAQTEYPAAAEALLAAVSRGTGLLLPRDGLRTAAEVVRVEIDRQVAQTEEAATLVQALEEQYDTFARGRGEKSLLAAETGPLPTADELGAELERFLAEQTHPGDTPER, encoded by the coding sequence GTGCTCGACCCACACGAGCTCTACGAACTCACCGACGAGCTGCCCGACCTCGGCCAGCCGGTGCTGATCCAGGCGCTCACCGGCTTCGTCGACGCCGGCAGCGCCTCCCGGCTGGCCCGGGAGCAGCTGCTCACCTCGCTGGACACCCGGGTGATCGCCCGCTTCGACGTCGACCAGCTCTTCGACTACCGCTCCCGCCGGCCTGTGATGACCTTCGTCGAGGACCACTGGGCCGACTACGACGCCCCGGCGCTGGAGCTGCACCTGCTGCACGACGACGACGAGACGCCGTTCCTCCTGCTCACCGGCCCCGAGCCGGACCTGCAGTGGGAGCGCTTCGTGGCCGCCGTCGCCGGCCTGTCGGCCCGCCTCGACGTCCGGCTCACGGTCGGGCTCAACTCGATCCCGATGGCCGTACCGCACACCCGGCCCAGCGGCGTCACCGCGCACGCCACCCGGCCGGAGCTGATCTCCGGACACGAGCCGTGGTTGCAGAAGGTGCAGGTACCGGCCAGCGTCGGCCACCTGCTGGAATACCGCCTCGGTGAGCAGGGCCGCGACGCCCTCGGCTTCGCCGCGCACGTGCCGCACTACGTCGCCCAGACCGAGTACCCGGCCGCCGCCGAGGCGCTGCTCGCCGCCGTGTCCCGGGGCACCGGCCTGCTGCTGCCCCGCGACGGCCTGCGGACCGCCGCCGAGGTGGTCCGGGTGGAGATCGACCGCCAGGTCGCCCAGACCGAGGAGGCCGCCACGCTGGTCCAGGCCCTCGAGGAGCAGTACGACACGTTCGCCCGGGGGCGCGGCGAGAAGAGCCTGCTCGCCGCCGAGACCGGGCCGCTGCCCACGGCCGACGAGCTGGGCGCCGAGCTGGAGCGCTTCCTCGCCGAGCAGACCCACCCGGGCGACACCCCGGAGCGCTGA
- a CDS encoding exodeoxyribonuclease III, whose amino-acid sequence MRLATWNVNSVKARLPRLLDWLATTKPDVVCLQETKCPDGAFPVAEVGELGYEVASHSDGRWNGVAVLSRVGLADVAVGFPGEPGFPEPEARAISATCDGLRVWSVYVPNGRTPDDPHYTYKLAWFAALRDALEAEVAAALPLAVCGDFNVAPTDADVWDPALFATSTHVTPAERAALAALRDLGLEDVVPTPMKGPHPFTYWDYRAGMFHQNKGMRIDLVYATAPFARAVRSAYVDREARKGKGPSDHAPIVVDADLVPAVEAF is encoded by the coding sequence ATGCGCCTGGCGACCTGGAACGTCAACTCGGTGAAGGCCCGCCTGCCCCGGCTGCTCGACTGGCTGGCCACCACGAAGCCCGACGTCGTCTGCCTGCAGGAGACGAAGTGCCCGGACGGGGCGTTCCCCGTCGCCGAGGTGGGCGAGCTGGGCTACGAGGTGGCCAGCCACAGCGACGGCCGGTGGAACGGGGTGGCCGTGCTGTCCCGGGTCGGGCTGGCCGACGTGGCGGTCGGGTTCCCCGGCGAGCCCGGCTTCCCCGAGCCGGAGGCCCGGGCCATCTCCGCCACCTGCGACGGCCTGCGGGTCTGGTCGGTGTACGTGCCCAACGGCCGCACCCCGGACGACCCGCACTACACGTACAAGCTGGCCTGGTTCGCCGCGCTGCGCGACGCCCTGGAGGCGGAGGTGGCCGCCGCCCTCCCGCTCGCCGTCTGCGGCGACTTCAACGTCGCCCCGACCGACGCCGACGTGTGGGACCCGGCCCTGTTCGCCACCTCCACCCACGTCACGCCGGCCGAGCGGGCCGCCCTGGCGGCGCTACGCGACCTGGGCCTGGAGGACGTGGTGCCGACCCCGATGAAGGGCCCGCACCCGTTCACCTACTGGGACTACCGGGCCGGGATGTTCCACCAGAACAAGGGCATGCGGATCGACCTGGTGTACGCGACCGCGCCGTTCGCCCGCGCGGTCCGCTCGGCGTACGTGGACCGGGAGGCCCGTAAGGGCAAGGGCCCCTCCGACCACGCCCCGATCGTGGTCGACGCCGACCTGGTGCCCGCGGTCGAGGCGTTCTGA
- a CDS encoding antibiotic biosynthesis monooxygenase family protein, which translates to MAVVKINAIDVPPGAGAELEKRFAARAGAVENSPGFLGFELLRPVAGESRYFVYTRWETEEDYQAWAQGPARAAHAAPEGAEPRKPVATGATLLEFEVVHQVPPTP; encoded by the coding sequence ATGGCAGTCGTGAAGATCAACGCGATCGACGTCCCGCCGGGCGCCGGCGCGGAGCTGGAGAAGCGGTTCGCGGCCCGGGCCGGCGCGGTGGAGAACTCCCCCGGTTTCCTGGGCTTCGAGCTGCTGCGCCCGGTGGCCGGGGAGAGCCGCTACTTCGTCTACACCAGGTGGGAGACGGAGGAGGACTACCAGGCCTGGGCCCAGGGACCGGCGCGGGCCGCGCACGCCGCCCCCGAGGGCGCCGAGCCCCGCAAGCCGGTCGCCACCGGCGCCACCCTCCTGGAGTTCGAGGTCGTCCACCAGGTCCCCCCGACCCCCTGA